From Pseudomonas hefeiensis, one genomic window encodes:
- the moaB gene encoding molybdenum cofactor biosynthesis protein B — protein MAHLTQRHFQPLNIAVLTISDTRSFETDTSGQTLADLLQTAGHVLIDRGLVKDDIYQIRAQVSQWIAAPEVQVVLMTGGTGFTARDNTPQAVLPLLDKQVDGFGELFRQVSLAEIGMSSLQSRALAGMSNGVLVCCLPGSPGACRTGWEQILAGQLDSRTGPCNFTPHLKPQPGVVVEPCGTRS, from the coding sequence ATGGCCCATCTGACGCAACGCCACTTTCAACCGCTGAATATTGCGGTGCTGACCATCAGCGATACCCGTAGCTTCGAGACCGATACCTCCGGCCAGACCCTCGCCGATCTGCTGCAAACGGCCGGGCATGTGCTGATCGACCGTGGGCTGGTGAAGGACGATATCTACCAGATCCGTGCCCAGGTCTCGCAGTGGATCGCCGCCCCTGAAGTGCAAGTGGTGCTGATGACCGGCGGCACCGGTTTCACCGCCCGCGATAACACCCCGCAGGCAGTGCTGCCACTGCTGGATAAACAGGTGGACGGTTTCGGCGAGCTGTTCCGGCAGGTGTCACTGGCGGAGATCGGCATGTCCAGCCTGCAATCACGGGCATTGGCAGGCATGAGCAACGGCGTACTGGTGTGCTGCCTGCCGGGTTCGCCGGGGGCGTGCCGCACCGGTTGGGAACAGATCCTGGCAGGGCAGTTGGACAGCCGCACCGGCCCGTGCAACTTCACTCCCCATCTCAAGCCGCAGCCAGGCGTTGTCGTTGAGCCTTGTGGGACGCGCTCATGA
- the pdxH gene encoding pyridoxamine 5'-phosphate oxidase, producing the protein MPLSLAKMRRQYTLDGLDEAQAPDDPMVLFELWMQQARDTESPPVEANSMALATVDGQGRPHCRILLLKGFSDEGFTFFGNYDSGKGQDLAISPWAAMTFFWPGLERQVRVEGQVHKLDPGLSDAYFISRPLASRLGAWASPQSRVLDDRATLGTLLAQTERRFINQPVPRPEHWGGYCLRPERLEFWQGRADRLHDRLDYRLQDGVWQRSRLAP; encoded by the coding sequence ATGCCCCTTTCCCTGGCCAAAATGCGTCGTCAGTACACCCTGGACGGGTTGGATGAAGCCCAGGCACCGGATGACCCAATGGTCCTGTTCGAGCTATGGATGCAACAAGCCCGCGACACCGAAAGCCCTCCGGTGGAAGCCAACAGCATGGCCCTGGCGACCGTGGACGGGCAGGGCCGGCCGCATTGCCGGATCTTGTTGCTCAAGGGGTTCAGCGATGAAGGTTTCACATTTTTTGGCAACTACGACAGCGGCAAGGGACAGGACCTGGCGATCAGTCCGTGGGCAGCCATGACCTTTTTCTGGCCGGGGCTGGAACGGCAAGTGCGCGTTGAAGGCCAGGTCCACAAACTCGACCCCGGGCTCTCGGACGCCTATTTCATTTCCCGCCCCCTGGCCAGCCGTCTTGGTGCCTGGGCCTCGCCGCAAAGCCGTGTGCTGGACGATCGGGCCACTCTCGGGACCTTGCTGGCGCAAACCGAACGACGGTTCATCAATCAACCGGTGCCGCGCCCAGAACATTGGGGCGGCTATTGCCTGCGGCCCGAACGACTGGAGTTCTGGCAAGGCCGCGCCGACCGCCTGCACGATCGCCTCGACTATCGCCTGCAAGATGGCGTCTGGCAGCGTAGCCGTCTGGCACCGTGA